A single window of Sparus aurata chromosome 22, fSpaAur1.1, whole genome shotgun sequence DNA harbors:
- the gtf3c2 gene encoding general transcription factor 3C polypeptide 2 produces the protein MDPVDSEQGQEKLSEQCCDLTPTSRGRQRKKNPKYLDYETEDATNERSAQQKPQRKSSGGRGRGRAASKRTPAKSGKATDATEQAADGEIDASDKAPEESDEKISEETPKKAVRARKTPIKRTPARKTPAKKTPAKKATAADGDLPAEEDGVSNTLQQENGKPKRKYVRKVRPAQEVEPVREPPCKEAEGEPEEEIQPGGRRRRGAAKAALKYLQILAKEVFSHPGDESGSQPRADSDVTRTEAVSTMGRKSLKGSKGRKGKKRKRAGSDGDNTDDGDFVPGDEDEAEEMEDDDDEEGEAEAEDSDSEYKTRGNPAAYHFNRSWSGPNSKTPNGLNTNLMKIVWETAETNKKFREEHLSSWVFPAWVPSTSDWHPVPQSDVEKYLPQELQSVAFRVSRHGLSKEETPLQRLDRLTAGPAHLDRWDTVLYAGGPVWALEWCPTPDGAPASQYIALACHRGMDDQHYVNKTYSGPGLVQLWDVSKLEYNSRPDSQPALAYGLAQDKGFIWHLKWCPAGGWEPPSCGRKEPFLPRLGLLAVATSTSVVTIYSLPHPDALLSKNKKDNTAGQQLPIYQAAGVLKLKLGSFKAPRHERSGQVLSMDWLPTKPHDIMAIGFYDGSVGLWDLCSKSALLRVREPDRSLSLLPYRCFLAHDNAVRAVTFCPASRFLLATAGEDRFVKTWDLRRLYRPVTVLKRYLTNEIHWPLNAPGVMMAQENAYAAIGSHGVHYFDHVMRSIFAVPRTGTLWSISYSDWLNCVLTSDSLGEVIFSVLPHIAYTPQYIKRTLERRFPVYLTSLVPYVTTKEENQEVGGAEEEQEGDADEEQDGGETQGAEAGSEGGNENSNENGRNGGRGRKDRAPPLRFQTYKEAVKKYSLLLMDNDLDTFTGSEKRAVWKRMRDTEVKAKLNMDEMPLAALHKVRFNPNMNCYTWVASAGQAGLVRLNCLRSMISPQFQKIITKNQAQFNALYTSEDPGEEVQTVTDAL, from the exons ATGGATCCCGTTGACTCTGAACAAG GGCAAGAGAAGCTGTCAGAGCAGTGTTGCGATCTAACACCGACCTCCAGAGGACGACAGCGGAAGAAAAATCCCAAATATTTAGACTATGAAACTGAGGACGCGACTAATGAGCGAAGTGCCCAGCAAAAACCGCAGAGAAAGAgctcaggaggaagaggaagaggaagagctgCTTCGAAAAGGACTCCGGCCAAGAGTGGAAAAGCTACGGATGCCACAGAGCAGGCTGCAGATGGGGAAATAGACGCAAGTGACAAAGCACCTGAAGAGTCTGATGAGAAAATCTCAGAGGAAACTCCTAAAAAGGCAGTTAGGGCCAGGAAGACCCCAATAAAAAGAACTCCCGCCAGAAAAACTCCCGCCAAAAAAACTCCAGCCAAGAAAGCTACCGCCGCTGATGGAGACCTCCCAGCCGAGGAGGACGGAGTTTCAAATACTTTGCAGCAGGAAAACGGGAAACCAAAGAGAAAGTATGTCAGGAAAGTACGTCCTGCACAGGAGGTGGAACCAGTTAGAGAACCACCATGTAAGGAGGCTGAAGGAGAACCTGAAGAGGAGATCCAACCGGGTGGGCGCCGCAGGAGAGGTGCTGCTAAAGC GGCTTTGAAGTACCTCCAAATTCTGGCAAAAGAAGTATTCAGTCACCCCGGTGATGAATCAGGCTCCCAGCCGCGGGCCGACAGTGATGTCACCCGAACTGAAGCGGTCTCAACAATGGGGCGCAAAAGTCTCAAGGGAAGCAAAG GGCGTAAAGGCAAAAAGAGGAAACGGGCTGGCTCTGACGGCGATAATACGGATGATGGAGACTTTGTTCCAGGTGATGAAGACGAGGCTGAGGAgatggaggatgatgatgatgaagaaggagaagcagaagcagaagacTCGGACTCAGAGTATAAGACAAGAGGAAATCCAGCGGCGTATCACTTCAATAGGAGCTGG tCTGGCCCAAATTCCAAAACCCCCAACGGGCTCAACACAAACCTCATGAAAATCGTTTGGGAAACCGCTGAGACAAACAAGAAATT ccGGGAGGAGCACCTCAGCAGCTGGGTGTTCCCAGCATGGGTCCCCTCCACCAGTGACTGGCATCCTGTACCACAAAG TGATGTGGAGAAGTACCTGCCTCAGGAGCTTCAGTCAGTTGCGTTCAGAGTGTCCAGACATGGTCTCAGTAAGGAGGAAACGCCTCTGCAAAGACTCGACAG GCTCACAGCAGGACCTGCTCACCTCGATCGTTGGGACACGGTGCTGTATGCAGGCGGACCAGTCTGGGCCTTAGAGTGGTGTCCTACACCTGACGGTGCACCGGCCTCTCAGTACATAGCTCTGGCCTGTCATCGAGGGATGGATGACCAGCACTATGTCAACAAGACGTACAGCGGGCCTGGACTCGTTCAGCTGTGGGACGTCAGCAAGCTGGAGTACAACAGCAG acCAGACTCCCAGCCAGCCCTGGCCTATGGTTTGGCCCAGGACAAAGGCTTCATCTGGCATTTAAAGTGGTGTCCTGCAGGAGGCTGGGAGCCTCCCAGCTGTGGCAGAAAG GAACCTTTCCTGCCCAGACTGGGTCTTCTGGCAGTTGCCACCTCCACCAGCGTGGTCACCATTTACAGCCTGCCTCACCCTGATGCCCTGCTTTCCAAAAACAAGAAAGATAACACTG CCGGTCAACAGCTGCCAATTTACCAG GCAGCAGGAGTGTTGAAACTGAAACTCGGCTCCTTCAAAGCTCCTCGCCATGAAAGGAGTGGACAAGTCCTGTCTATGGATTGGCTGCCTACGAAACCACACGATATAATGGCTATTGGATTTTATGATG GTTCAGTAGGTCTGTGGGATCTGTGCTCGAAGTCTGCACTGTTGCGAGTGCGAGAGCCCGACAGGTCGCTCAGCTTGCTGCCCTATCGATGCTTCCTGGCTCACGACAACGCTGTCCGAGCTGTGACCTTCTGTCCCGCCTCAAG attcCTGTTGGCGACAGCAGGAGAGGACCGCTTCGTGAAGACGTGGGATCTGAGGAGGCTCTACAGGCCCGTCACTGTTCTCAAACGCTATCTCACCAATGAAATTCATTGGCCATTGAACGCACCTGGCGTCATGATGGCTCAGGAGAACGCCTATGCAGC GATTGGCTCACATGGCGTCCATTACTTCGACCATGTAATGCGCTCCATCTTCGCAGTTCCACGGACAGGCACTCTGTGG TCTATATCTTACAGTGATTGGTTGAACTGTGTGTTGACGTCAGACAGCCTTGGTGAGGTGATCTTCTCCGTGTTACCTCATATCGCCTACACTCCTCAGTACATCAAACGCACGCTAGAAAGGCGTTTT CCCGTCTACCTCACATCTCTGGTGCCTTATGTTACGACTAAAGAAGAAAATCAAGAAGTGGGAGGAgcggaggaggagcaggagggggatGCTGATGAAGAgcaggatggaggagagacacaggGAGCGGAGGCTGGATCTGAAGGAGGAAATGAGAACAGTAATGAGAACGGAAGAAACGGAGGACGAGGTAGAAAAGACAGAGCTCCTCCTCTGCGCTTCCAGACGTACAAAGAAGCTGTGAAGAAATACAGCCTCCTCCTAATGGACAATGATTTG GATACCTTCACTGGAAGCGAGAAGCGAGCTGTGTGGAAACGCATGAGAGACACGGAGGTGAAGGCAAAGTTGAACATGGATGAGATGCCACTGGCTGCACTACACAAg gtgCGTTTCAACCCCAACATGAACTGCTACACCTGGGTGGCGTCCGCAGGCCAGGCGGGGCTGGTCAGACTGAACTGTTTGAGGAGCATGATCAGCCCCCAGTTccagaaaataataacaaagaaccAGGCCCAGTTCAACGCACTGTACACGTCAGAAGACCCGGGCGAGGAGGTCCAAACTGTGACCGACGCTCTATAG